The following proteins are encoded in a genomic region of Leptospira langatensis:
- a CDS encoding LIC11177 family protein produces the protein MAEKKKTVLPDVLMREKLLKVALDEKAKAARVIGSEKKDTDPKKDDGPGSKIYKAIDEALVDLRYYFLEGEYRDKVAELFNRNEGQFDRLGITPRRFLDFARESFDRFKQLQKKMPLEPMNKKGWDYLERSLLELIGKLNEKFHK, from the coding sequence AAAAAGAAAACGGTTCTTCCCGACGTACTAATGCGGGAAAAACTACTCAAAGTTGCACTAGACGAGAAGGCAAAAGCGGCACGGGTTATAGGATCGGAAAAGAAAGATACGGATCCTAAGAAGGACGACGGACCAGGCAGCAAGATCTACAAAGCGATCGATGAGGCTCTGGTCGATTTACGGTATTATTTTTTAGAAGGCGAGTATAGAGACAAGGTCGCCGAATTATTCAATAGGAATGAAGGTCAGTTCGATAGATTGGGGATCACTCCCAGGAGATTCTTGGATTTTGCCAGAGAATCCTTCGATCGCTTCAAACAACTCCAGAAAAAGATGCCTTTGGAACCGATGAACAAGAAGGGTTGGGACTATCTAGAAAGAAGTTTGCTCGAGCTTATTGGTAAACTGAACGAGAAGTTCCATAAATAG
- a CDS encoding HpcH/HpaI aldolase/citrate lyase family protein, which produces MSKLPHPKDALFEGEKPFPIIPACEHFAGSEKLITKALELQNKLGGLFDITMDCEDGAQTGKEKEHAEMIVRIQNSELNKHNMSGVRIHDYTNSFWKQDVDIIVPGAGNKIAYITIPKPTKASQVEEMITYIQGAAKKAGITREIPIHVLIETHGALADVDKIAALPWMQVVDFGLMDFISGHHGAIPASCMKSPGQFDHELLRRAKASCVAAALAHGVIPAHNVTLDLKNQYQTYKDAKRAHDEFGFLRMWSIYPTQIQAILDAMAPDYSEVQTSAAILVKAQDAEWGPIQHDGDLHDRATYRYFWEVLQKAKLTGIAIPEEAAKRFF; this is translated from the coding sequence ATGTCCAAATTGCCCCATCCTAAGGATGCATTATTCGAAGGAGAAAAACCCTTCCCCATTATTCCAGCCTGCGAGCATTTTGCCGGATCGGAAAAACTAATCACTAAAGCACTCGAATTGCAAAACAAACTCGGCGGTCTATTCGACATCACCATGGACTGCGAGGACGGGGCTCAAACCGGAAAAGAGAAAGAACATGCGGAGATGATCGTTCGCATCCAAAACTCTGAGCTGAACAAGCATAATATGAGCGGTGTTCGTATTCATGACTACACCAACTCTTTCTGGAAACAAGACGTAGATATTATCGTTCCAGGTGCAGGAAACAAGATCGCATACATCACTATTCCTAAGCCTACAAAAGCTTCCCAAGTGGAAGAAATGATCACTTATATCCAAGGCGCTGCGAAGAAGGCAGGGATCACTAGAGAGATCCCGATCCACGTTCTAATCGAGACTCACGGAGCTCTCGCAGATGTGGACAAGATCGCAGCACTTCCTTGGATGCAAGTTGTGGATTTCGGTCTGATGGACTTCATTTCAGGACACCACGGAGCAATCCCTGCTTCTTGCATGAAGAGCCCAGGTCAGTTCGATCATGAGTTATTAAGAAGAGCGAAAGCTTCTTGCGTAGCTGCCGCTCTGGCTCACGGAGTGATCCCAGCTCACAACGTAACCTTGGACCTGAAAAACCAGTACCAAACTTACAAAGACGCGAAGAGAGCTCACGACGAGTTCGGATTCCTTCGTATGTGGTCCATCTATCCAACTCAGATCCAAGCGATCTTGGACGCAATGGCACCTGACTATAGCGAAGTACAAACTTCTGCTGCGATCCTTGTAAAAGCGCAAGACGCAGAATGGGGACCGATCCAACACGATGGAGATCTTCACGACAGAGCGACTTATCGTTATTTCTGGGAAGTTCTTCAAAAGGCGAAACTTACCGGTATCGCAATTCCGGAAGAAGCTGCAAAAAGATTCTTCTGA
- a CDS encoding ornithine carbamoyltransferase: MESPKIKHLISWNDWSDAEVLDLLQFAAYVKNHRANYLGHMTGRTLAMLFQKTSTRTRVSFEVAMTEMGGHAIYLDWMSSNFQLSDIDLEAEYLSRNVSVIMARMRKHEDLLQLKAGSQVPVINGCCNKFHPCQSLADILAIAMDNTKPLKEVKMTYIGVHNNVVNSLIGITSALGIELTLLTPIAEKENIDPETVDRAKKKGTVLWETDLIRAVKNADYIYTDTWVDMEFFNDPAFADKKKERMELMMPFQINEALLKETKAKVMHDMPIHSGYEITREVVRSPRSIIFQQAENRLDAQKAVILQLLEA, encoded by the coding sequence ATGGAAAGTCCTAAAATCAAACATCTTATCTCTTGGAACGACTGGTCCGATGCAGAGGTCCTGGACTTATTGCAATTTGCGGCTTATGTCAAGAATCATAGGGCCAATTATCTGGGCCATATGACTGGCCGAACTCTGGCCATGCTCTTCCAAAAGACAAGCACCCGTACTCGGGTTTCCTTCGAGGTGGCCATGACTGAGATGGGAGGACATGCCATTTACTTGGATTGGATGTCTTCCAATTTCCAGCTCTCCGATATAGATCTGGAGGCAGAATATCTCTCCCGCAATGTTTCCGTGATCATGGCCAGGATGAGAAAGCATGAGGACCTTCTACAATTGAAGGCGGGTTCTCAAGTTCCGGTCATCAACGGATGCTGCAATAAATTCCATCCTTGTCAGTCCTTGGCGGATATTCTTGCCATAGCGATGGACAATACCAAGCCACTGAAAGAAGTGAAGATGACCTATATCGGGGTTCACAATAATGTAGTGAATTCCCTGATCGGGATTACTTCCGCGCTTGGAATCGAGCTCACCCTTCTTACCCCGATCGCAGAAAAGGAAAATATCGATCCTGAGACTGTGGACCGTGCCAAGAAGAAGGGAACCGTTCTTTGGGAAACGGATCTGATCCGTGCTGTTAAAAATGCGGACTATATCTATACGGATACCTGGGTCGATATGGAGTTCTTCAACGATCCTGCCTTCGCGGATAAGAAGAAGGAAAGAATGGAACTCATGATGCCTTTCCAGATCAACGAGGCATTGCTCAAGGAGACCAAGGCAAAGGTAATGCACGATATGCCTATCCATTCCGGTTACGAGATCACAAGAGAAGTGGTACGAAGCCCGAGGTCCATTATCTTCCAACAAGCTGAGAATCGATTGGATGCGCAGAAGGCAGTCATCCTCCAACTCTTAGAAGCCTAG
- a CDS encoding peptide chain release factor 3 translates to MSETAVGQKTVEDETKRRRTFAIIAHPDAGKTTLTEKLLLYGGAIQLAGAVKARKNRKAATSDWMEMEKEKGISITSAALQFEYKNHVLNLLDTPGHEDFSEDTYRTLIAADTAVMVLDAGKGVEPQTIKLFKVCRDRGIPIVTFVNKMDRPTKVLFALLDEIEKVLGITAIPMVWPIGTGVDFSGVYNRVDKKIYTYDKTPGGSQKSAFQSSGIDDTSLDSMFEDWVLKQFREEVELVEDGIGSFSLEAFLESKITPVFFGSAVNNFGIQLFLDHFLEIAPPPLYFPLKNGDRLDPITTPFSGFVFKVQANMNKAHRDRIAFLRVCSGKFERGLNVNHGRLGKQVKLSSSFAFFGQDRNTVDEAYPGDIIGLVNPGTYSIGDVLASGKVPDLKPLPVFAPEIFATLSCVETGALKSFRKGIEQLAEEGILHLFTSQTVGGGLPVIGAMGQLQFEVFRRRLQDEYGAPTNINILPYQVSCWLLEEDLPKIPSGSNLVTDSIGRAALLFDSEWEKGYFQKKNPEIRLLDYPTQDVSELNQDY, encoded by the coding sequence GTGTCGGAAACCGCAGTAGGACAAAAAACAGTCGAAGATGAAACAAAGCGTCGTAGGACCTTCGCCATCATCGCACACCCGGATGCGGGAAAGACAACATTAACCGAAAAACTTCTCTTGTACGGAGGCGCGATCCAACTTGCCGGTGCAGTAAAAGCCCGTAAGAATCGGAAGGCCGCCACTTCCGATTGGATGGAAATGGAAAAGGAGAAGGGGATCTCGATCACTTCTGCTGCCCTCCAATTCGAATATAAAAATCATGTATTAAATCTTTTGGATACTCCGGGTCACGAGGACTTCTCCGAGGATACCTACCGCACATTGATCGCAGCGGATACCGCGGTGATGGTGTTAGACGCGGGGAAGGGAGTCGAGCCTCAGACCATTAAGCTATTCAAGGTCTGTAGGGATCGCGGGATCCCGATCGTAACCTTCGTGAATAAGATGGACAGGCCTACCAAAGTTCTATTTGCACTCTTGGATGAAATCGAAAAGGTCCTTGGGATCACTGCTATTCCTATGGTTTGGCCGATCGGAACCGGAGTAGATTTCAGCGGAGTATACAATCGTGTGGATAAGAAGATCTACACCTATGACAAGACTCCGGGCGGTTCTCAGAAATCCGCCTTTCAAAGTTCGGGTATAGACGATACGAGCCTGGACTCCATGTTCGAAGACTGGGTACTCAAGCAATTCAGAGAAGAAGTGGAACTGGTAGAAGACGGGATCGGTTCCTTCTCCTTGGAAGCTTTTTTAGAATCCAAGATCACTCCGGTATTCTTCGGATCCGCAGTGAACAATTTCGGAATTCAATTATTCTTAGATCATTTCTTGGAGATCGCTCCTCCGCCTTTGTATTTTCCATTGAAGAACGGGGATCGTTTGGATCCGATCACAACTCCTTTCAGCGGGTTCGTGTTCAAGGTGCAAGCAAACATGAACAAGGCTCATAGGGATAGGATCGCATTCTTAAGAGTCTGCTCCGGAAAATTCGAGAGAGGATTGAACGTAAACCATGGAAGGCTTGGAAAGCAGGTGAAGTTGTCCTCTTCTTTCGCTTTCTTTGGCCAGGATAGGAATACCGTAGATGAGGCGTATCCGGGAGACATCATCGGGCTCGTAAACCCGGGCACATACTCCATCGGAGATGTTCTTGCAAGCGGCAAAGTCCCGGATCTGAAACCTCTTCCGGTCTTCGCTCCCGAAATATTTGCGACACTTTCCTGTGTGGAGACCGGAGCGCTCAAGAGTTTCCGAAAAGGAATAGAGCAGCTTGCAGAGGAAGGGATCCTTCACTTATTCACTTCCCAAACTGTGGGAGGAGGGCTTCCGGTAATCGGGGCCATGGGCCAATTGCAGTTCGAGGTCTTTAGAAGAAGATTGCAGGACGAGTATGGAGCTCCTACCAATATCAATATTCTTCCTTACCAAGTTTCCTGTTGGTTGTTAGAAGAGGATCTGCCAAAGATCCCTTCCGGCTCCAATCTTGTGACTGATAGCATAGGGCGTGCCGCTCTTCTATTCGATTCCGAATGGGAGAAGGGTTATTTTCAGAAGAAGAATCCGGAGATCCGTCTTCTAGATTATCCAACCCAAGATGTTTCGGAACTGAATCAGGATTACTGA
- a CDS encoding CsgG/HfaB family protein has translation MRRSVQLIIFFLGFSFFGFENCRSLPRYEAQLTASGEIGKAANGKYIVFPFEFAEGLNLKEVQENNQKIVSQRNREKAEAALFASGATVLERSKVDKLLNEITLSKTGITESDGLNIGKLLNANYAVFGRVTNYGVARRRLRQHFTAEIILKGVNIETGVIVWECILKGHSPYNNGQQTLLDTENKLYEQFTKKFKEKTASP, from the coding sequence ATGCGACGTTCTGTCCAACTAATCATTTTCTTCTTAGGATTCTCTTTTTTCGGCTTTGAAAATTGCAGGAGTCTTCCGCGTTATGAAGCGCAGCTTACTGCAAGCGGCGAGATCGGCAAGGCTGCCAATGGGAAATACATAGTTTTCCCATTTGAGTTTGCCGAAGGATTGAACCTGAAAGAAGTTCAGGAAAATAACCAGAAGATCGTTTCTCAGCGGAATCGAGAAAAAGCAGAGGCGGCCCTTTTTGCATCTGGTGCTACCGTTTTGGAAAGAAGTAAGGTAGATAAGCTTCTAAACGAGATCACTTTGAGTAAGACGGGGATCACAGAATCGGACGGCCTGAATATTGGTAAGCTACTCAATGCAAACTATGCAGTCTTTGGCAGGGTCACGAATTACGGGGTGGCAAGAAGAAGACTCCGTCAGCATTTTACTGCGGAGATTATCCTTAAAGGGGTGAATATCGAAACTGGAGTCATCGTGTGGGAATGTATCTTGAAAGGACATTCCCCGTACAATAACGGCCAACAAACGTTGTTAGATACCGAAAACAAACTGTATGAGCAATTTACTAAGAAATTTAAGGAAAAGACTGCCAGTCCTTGA
- a CDS encoding heterodisulfide reductase-related iron-sulfur binding cluster: MAISQIAFHVIFTALFAVANFVFVRAVLYRLNLVFNARKAQGTENFLEHRNWGFRIKSFLLNVILQKKNFKEPLRGIMHAFVFYGFVTYLLHTTSQFISGVFGYALDDPYKFTLVGSVFGETANYYYEFVLQFVSVLVLVGLGFFAWRRWIQKAKGLDVHSPASAVVIGMISVLMLSTLLGEGARSVGAVYADPFHDAAPIASAIGSVWEAIGIEYSSADLVFQIMWWTHILSVFAFMLYVPTSKHGHLIFAPFNYFLQSDTPKGALSKLNLEDETAVWGVNRVEDFPWPNLLDGLSCIECGRCQVQCPANRTGKVLNPKAIIVELKHALMDKMPEVVQVRASNPEGAADAVAALDTGVINTYEGLSEEALWGCTTCYACVEACPVGNNQVNAIMEMRRHLVLAESKFPAELQNAFVNMENNSNPWGVAAHSRADWAEGLGVKTMAEDSNVDVLYWVGCAGAFDDRNKRIAQSFVKIMQKADVKFGILGTEEGCSGDSARRGGNEYLYQTLAQANVDTMNGYNVKKVVTACPHCYNTIKNEYPQFGGNFEVVHHSEFINDLAKDGKIDVGVAEDANAGKFTYHDSCYIGRYNDNYENPRDLVKKVSGGKLAEPVDHHTKGLCCGAGGAQMWMEEHGERVNFKRSKQLLDTGATTIATACPFCITMVTDGVKQEGKIEEVKVKDIAELVAENLK, translated from the coding sequence ATGGCTATTTCTCAAATCGCCTTCCATGTGATCTTCACGGCCTTGTTTGCCGTAGCGAACTTTGTGTTCGTACGCGCCGTTCTTTACAGACTCAATCTGGTTTTTAACGCAAGAAAGGCCCAAGGCACCGAAAACTTCCTAGAGCATCGCAACTGGGGATTTCGGATCAAAAGCTTCTTACTGAACGTAATCTTACAAAAGAAGAACTTTAAAGAACCATTACGCGGTATCATGCACGCATTCGTATTTTACGGATTCGTAACATACTTATTGCATACGACTAGTCAGTTTATCTCTGGCGTATTCGGATATGCTTTGGATGATCCTTACAAATTCACCTTAGTCGGAAGCGTATTCGGAGAGACTGCGAATTATTACTATGAATTCGTTCTTCAATTCGTTTCCGTTCTGGTGCTTGTAGGTCTTGGCTTCTTCGCATGGAGACGCTGGATCCAAAAAGCAAAAGGCTTAGACGTTCATTCTCCTGCTTCCGCAGTAGTGATCGGAATGATCTCTGTTCTCATGCTCTCCACCCTATTGGGAGAAGGAGCAAGATCGGTAGGTGCAGTTTATGCTGATCCGTTCCATGACGCCGCTCCGATCGCATCTGCAATCGGTTCCGTTTGGGAAGCGATCGGTATCGAGTATTCTTCCGCTGACTTGGTCTTCCAGATCATGTGGTGGACGCATATTCTTTCCGTATTTGCATTCATGCTTTACGTTCCAACTTCTAAGCATGGACACTTGATCTTCGCGCCATTCAACTACTTCTTACAATCCGATACTCCGAAAGGCGCTCTTTCCAAACTGAATTTGGAAGATGAGACCGCTGTCTGGGGAGTGAACAGAGTAGAGGACTTCCCTTGGCCGAACCTGCTTGATGGACTTTCCTGCATCGAGTGCGGACGCTGCCAAGTGCAATGTCCTGCAAACCGCACAGGCAAGGTTCTAAATCCTAAGGCTATCATTGTTGAACTTAAACATGCTCTTATGGATAAGATGCCTGAGGTTGTTCAAGTAAGAGCCTCCAATCCAGAAGGAGCTGCAGACGCAGTTGCCGCATTGGATACCGGAGTCATCAATACATACGAAGGACTTTCCGAAGAAGCTCTTTGGGGTTGCACTACTTGCTATGCTTGCGTAGAAGCTTGCCCAGTAGGAAACAACCAAGTGAATGCGATCATGGAAATGAGAAGACACTTGGTACTTGCTGAGTCCAAATTCCCTGCAGAACTGCAAAACGCATTCGTAAATATGGAGAATAACTCCAACCCTTGGGGAGTTGCAGCGCACTCCAGAGCGGATTGGGCAGAAGGTTTAGGCGTGAAAACCATGGCAGAAGATTCCAATGTGGATGTTCTCTACTGGGTAGGATGTGCCGGAGCTTTCGATGATCGTAACAAGAGAATCGCTCAGTCCTTCGTAAAAATTATGCAGAAGGCCGATGTTAAGTTCGGTATCTTAGGAACAGAAGAAGGATGTTCCGGAGATTCAGCGCGTAGAGGTGGTAACGAGTATCTTTACCAAACTCTTGCACAGGCGAACGTGGACACCATGAACGGATACAACGTGAAGAAAGTTGTAACCGCTTGTCCTCACTGCTACAACACGATCAAAAACGAATATCCTCAGTTCGGCGGTAACTTCGAAGTCGTTCACCACTCCGAGTTCATCAATGACCTTGCAAAAGACGGAAAGATCGATGTTGGTGTTGCAGAAGATGCAAATGCTGGCAAATTCACTTATCACGACTCCTGCTATATCGGAAGATATAACGACAACTACGAGAATCCAAGAGATCTAGTCAAAAAGGTTTCCGGCGGAAAACTCGCAGAGCCTGTCGACCACCATACAAAAGGACTCTGCTGCGGAGCCGGCGGAGCTCAGATGTGGATGGAAGAGCATGGCGAAAGGGTCAACTTTAAGAGATCCAAGCAACTTCTGGATACCGGAGCGACTACGATCGCGACCGCTTGTCCGTTCTGTATCACTATGGTCACAGACGGTGTAAAACAAGAAGGAAAGATCGAAGAAGTGAAGGTAAAGGATATCGCCGAATTAGTTGCAGAAAACTTGAAATAG
- the mqnC gene encoding cyclic dehypoxanthinyl futalosine synthase, with product MSQIFQKHSTDPILEKALDGERISPQEALELYKEGDHLKIMATARTLRERILPSTSASYTMFRVVNYTNYCNVECSFCSFMDEIGNGKGYVLTKEEILEKMDYAVSEGADQMFLQGGVYPDLPFDYYLDVISSVKAKYPDMHIRAFSPVEIINLEKITGKPLSEVLQILKSVGLDSVPGAGAEILTDRMRNIISPKKATTEEWVRAMETCHEAGLPGSANIVFGSEETQEEVIEHLTVVRNLQDRTGGFLSFIPWTFQPQTKRFKVRAVSTMEYLKVLGICRIFLDNIKHIETSVMVLGKGVGQLALVSGADDISSVVIEENVLRSFGLKTEKEAIKFLKEGGFTPKRRDLMYNYERYEGRELSAV from the coding sequence ATGAGCCAAATTTTCCAGAAACATTCCACAGATCCTATATTAGAAAAAGCCTTAGATGGGGAAAGAATCTCTCCCCAGGAAGCCTTGGAATTATATAAAGAAGGAGACCATCTCAAGATCATGGCGACTGCCAGGACTTTGAGAGAAAGGATCCTTCCTTCTACGAGCGCGAGCTATACGATGTTTCGAGTAGTGAACTATACGAACTATTGCAATGTGGAATGCAGCTTTTGTTCCTTCATGGATGAGATCGGGAATGGCAAGGGCTACGTTCTCACTAAAGAGGAGATCCTCGAGAAGATGGACTATGCGGTCTCAGAAGGAGCCGACCAGATGTTCCTGCAAGGCGGGGTCTATCCCGATCTTCCCTTCGATTATTATCTGGATGTGATCTCTTCCGTAAAGGCAAAGTATCCAGACATGCATATACGTGCCTTCTCTCCGGTGGAGATCATTAATTTGGAGAAGATCACAGGCAAACCTCTTTCGGAAGTATTACAGATCCTGAAATCTGTCGGTTTGGATTCCGTTCCTGGGGCAGGGGCCGAGATATTAACGGATCGTATGAGAAACATTATCTCTCCAAAGAAGGCGACTACGGAAGAATGGGTAAGAGCCATGGAGACCTGTCATGAAGCGGGACTTCCGGGGAGTGCAAACATCGTATTCGGTTCCGAAGAAACCCAAGAAGAAGTCATAGAGCATCTTACAGTAGTCCGTAACTTGCAGGACAGAACGGGTGGGTTCTTATCCTTCATTCCTTGGACCTTCCAACCTCAGACCAAGAGATTTAAAGTAAGAGCCGTCTCTACGATGGAATATCTGAAAGTCCTAGGGATCTGCAGGATCTTCTTGGATAATATTAAACATATTGAAACTTCTGTAATGGTGCTCGGAAAGGGAGTGGGCCAGCTCGCTCTCGTGAGCGGGGCAGACGATATTTCTTCCGTAGTGATCGAGGAGAATGTGCTTCGTTCTTTCGGACTAAAAACGGAGAAAGAGGCGATCAAATTCCTGAAAGAAGGCGGCTTCACTCCTAAACGTAGAGATCTGATGTACAATTACGAAAGATATGAGGGAAGGGAATTGTCCGCAGTTTAA
- a CDS encoding LIC11299 family lipoprotein, which yields MIDSKNYKILMGIGLSAFFLIFWNCLATHQERVMMETGVSVKTLGPHKYQFIAIGKASLSSVEDQDAFKMKKTSCEAAKLQVTQRLDELEPEQKHRLFFLEQKEQKYFGDGEYCELTYIYELPPAKKTTTPAKEHS from the coding sequence ATGATAGATTCAAAGAATTATAAAATTCTAATGGGGATCGGGCTCAGTGCTTTTTTCCTTATTTTCTGGAATTGTTTGGCTACTCACCAAGAGAGGGTCATGATGGAGACCGGGGTAAGCGTAAAGACCTTGGGACCTCATAAATACCAATTCATCGCGATCGGAAAGGCCTCCCTCTCTTCAGTAGAAGACCAGGACGCTTTTAAAATGAAGAAGACCTCTTGTGAAGCGGCTAAATTGCAAGTCACCCAAAGACTGGACGAGCTAGAGCCGGAGCAGAAGCATAGACTCTTCTTCTTAGAGCAAAAGGAACAGAAGTATTTCGGGGACGGAGAATACTGCGAACTTACTTATATATACGAACTTCCTCCCGCCAAGAAGACGACGACCCCGGCGAAGGAACATTCTTAA
- a CDS encoding GGDEF domain-containing protein, whose amino-acid sequence MFKLFPGIDRRIRLLSKRIFFNRYPQGFLETNWSEIRQSLVAHYSLCIVISLITYFLPNSRDFENESLILLQSSRITLIVLSLIFLWRHARKKDWVPKKLEFYKVWTSSTLLISFFPFLYLDKAHYDVYLHQASAILLSMNLLLWLTTTTAVATNLAFCLLFLGVCYLGDSPVEVMQEFPILLTYLFVGTFGNVIMNYWRTMDYRDKRKLSGAILRLKAKNLQIRMISNLDDLTDLYNRRYLIEQFDIFKKRAKRHKFQMALVILDLDHLKDINDKYGHRVGDEALHTLSAVMKSRVRSTDICARIGGDEFCVLLDSVDPKSLKTLCESLRLGVESHPLSVLDPNGAQVRITVSIGAAILPYDEEFSFDDLYQSIDCGLYNSKGAGRNRVTIVEASKQNIKNVPSPGSSSSWREEVRIYK is encoded by the coding sequence ATGTTCAAGTTGTTCCCAGGCATAGACCGAAGGATCCGTCTTCTTTCTAAGCGGATCTTTTTCAATCGATATCCCCAAGGATTCTTAGAGACCAACTGGAGTGAGATCCGACAATCCTTGGTGGCCCACTATTCTCTTTGTATCGTAATCAGTTTAATCACCTATTTTCTGCCAAATTCACGGGACTTCGAAAACGAATCTCTTATCCTTCTCCAATCGAGCAGGATCACGTTAATCGTGCTTTCTTTGATTTTTTTATGGAGACATGCCCGTAAAAAGGATTGGGTCCCCAAGAAACTGGAATTCTATAAGGTATGGACCTCTTCTACCCTACTCATCTCATTCTTTCCATTTCTATACTTAGATAAGGCCCACTACGATGTCTATCTTCACCAGGCATCCGCAATCTTACTCAGCATGAACCTTCTCCTTTGGCTCACCACAACGACTGCGGTTGCCACAAACCTCGCCTTTTGTTTGCTGTTCTTAGGCGTCTGCTACTTGGGAGACTCGCCAGTCGAGGTAATGCAAGAGTTCCCGATCCTGCTAACGTATCTATTCGTAGGTACTTTCGGGAATGTGATCATGAATTACTGGAGGACAATGGATTACCGGGATAAGAGAAAACTTTCCGGCGCCATTCTTAGATTAAAGGCCAAGAACCTACAGATCCGAATGATCTCTAATCTGGACGACTTAACGGATCTGTACAATCGAAGATACCTCATAGAGCAATTCGATATCTTTAAGAAAAGGGCCAAACGTCATAAATTCCAAATGGCGCTCGTGATCTTAGACTTGGATCATTTGAAGGATATCAACGATAAGTATGGCCATAGGGTCGGAGACGAGGCCTTGCATACCCTATCCGCAGTGATGAAGTCCAGGGTGCGATCTACCGATATTTGCGCTCGGATCGGCGGAGATGAGTTCTGCGTTCTTCTAGACTCGGTGGATCCTAAGAGTTTAAAGACACTTTGTGAATCCTTGCGCTTAGGAGTGGAAAGCCACCCACTTTCCGTTCTGGATCCGAACGGAGCCCAGGTGAGGATCACAGTTTCTATAGGCGCGGCAATTTTACCGTATGATGAGGAGTTTAGCTTCGACGATCTCTACCAGAGCATAGACTGCGGGCTATACAATTCTAAGGGCGCCGGTAGAAATCGAGTGACTATTGTAGAAGCTTCTAAGCAGAATATTAAGAATGTTCCTTCGCCGGGGTCGTCGTCTTCTTGGCGGGAGGAAGTTCGTATATATAAGTAA
- a CDS encoding GerMN domain-containing protein — MPESDKLKSLLYILTGALFVLVLLDKSTGGVSPSGPQAEGTPSSFFSHFKTIGKNSPLPPNTQTPGKQSHEQVMDQAEDEILSELLQNGDQPSDDISQGDPSDPDELFIPVVENPKESRPNIGGVSRLNHSPGEVKLYYLKFFGKGNKSHSRLVEVKRKHTQGDKVLFILKELTKGPSAEEKTQGVLNALPSKMDYSKEYAVENGILKLSLGPEFEAGAGPELLKDRVDEICYSLLENLDLKGIRLYINGKQVRSLGGVGLPIPEVLTKNPRKIAVL; from the coding sequence GTGCCCGAATCGGATAAACTCAAATCGCTCTTGTATATCCTGACGGGTGCCCTATTCGTTTTGGTCTTATTGGATAAGTCCACGGGAGGAGTCTCTCCTTCCGGCCCGCAAGCAGAAGGAACTCCTTCCTCCTTCTTCTCTCATTTTAAAACGATCGGAAAGAACAGTCCGCTTCCCCCGAACACCCAAACTCCAGGCAAACAGTCCCACGAACAGGTCATGGACCAGGCAGAAGACGAGATCCTGTCGGAGTTACTACAAAACGGGGACCAGCCATCCGACGATATCTCCCAAGGAGATCCCTCCGATCCGGACGAACTCTTTATTCCCGTGGTGGAGAATCCAAAAGAGAGCCGCCCGAACATTGGCGGGGTGTCCCGACTGAACCATTCTCCCGGAGAAGTGAAACTCTATTATCTGAAATTCTTTGGAAAGGGAAACAAGAGCCATTCTAGACTTGTGGAAGTGAAACGAAAACACACACAAGGAGACAAGGTTCTATTTATCTTGAAGGAACTTACCAAAGGACCCTCGGCAGAAGAGAAAACCCAAGGTGTTCTGAACGCTCTTCCTTCCAAGATGGATTATTCCAAAGAATATGCCGTAGAAAACGGGATCTTAAAACTTTCCTTGGGTCCTGAGTTTGAAGCGGGAGCCGGACCGGAACTTTTGAAAGATAGAGTGGATGAGATCTGCTATAGTCTTTTGGAAAATCTGGACCTAAAAGGGATCCGTCTCTATATCAATGGAAAGCAAGTTCGTTCTTTAGGTGGAGTAGGACTTCCCATCCCTGAGGTTCTTACGAAGAACCCAAGAAAGATCGCCGTCCTTTGA